The following are encoded in a window of Fusarium oxysporum f. sp. lycopersici 4287 chromosome 5, whole genome shotgun sequence genomic DNA:
- a CDS encoding diphthamide biosynthesis protein 2 (At least one base has a quality score < 10), which produces MASHLAAPPVLSTPDDHILEVPAADSIPTSTLSDDALRETYEVVRTADEIRAGGWRRIGLQFPDFMLIDAPRVVEALSKELSAHDAQEEGKAERRIYVLADSSYSACCVDEIAAEHVSADVVVHYGRTCLSPTSHLPAIYVYTTHDLDYKVTLEEIKKEFSDKTVKLVIMADLTYQNHVDKVVSLLRDEGYTDVVSTAVTRDPAALIPNRKILSDETHGDEHWKAYSIIHISDPPSALLLALYSRFASLHVLATPSSTLENPTIRTAGLLRRRFAKVLSLASAGVIGILVNTLSVANYLSSINTLRDKIARADKKSYTIVVGKLNPAKLANFAEIEGWVVVGCWESGLVEDDAGYWRPVITPFELEVALMSEDERVWGGEWWGGIEKLGLSDRPQDAVNESRDTAVPEEDQFDDVAGGVEGEESAPPEFDMRTGKLISSSRPMRLPVRNSPSAAIATEAIGDSPACALKQNDALIKRSVGELASINGVASPGAEFLRSGRTWQGLGTDFDNEASTLVEEGRSGVARGYQVGESDKH; this is translated from the coding sequence CGCTGGAGGATGGAGGCGCATCGGCTTACAGTTTCCAGATTTTATGCTGATAGACGCTCCTCGTGTTGTAGAGGCTTTGTCGAAAGAACTTAGCGCCCATGATGCCCAGGAAGAGGGCAAGGCTGAGAGGAGGATATACGTTCTTGCGGACAGCAGTTACAGCGCCTGCTGCGTGGATGAAATAGCTGCCGAGCATGTTTCAGCAGATGTGGTAGTTCATTATGGTCGAACGTGTCTTAGTCCCACGAGTCATCTTCCTGCGATATACGTTTACACCACGCATGATCTCGATTACAAGGTGACATTGGAGGAAATCAAGAAGGAGTTCAGCGACAAGACTGTCAAGTTGGTCATAATGGCCGATCTGACGTATCAAAATCACGTCGACAAAGTGGTTTCCCTTCTTAGAGATGAAGGCTATACCGACGTTGTTTCCACAGCAGTAACACGCGACCCTGCCGCCTTGATACCCAACCGCAAGATCCTCTCCGACGAAACTCATGGCGACGAACATTGGAAGGCTTACTCGATCATCCACATCTCCGACCCGCCCTCCGcgcttcttctcgctctATACTCACGATTTGCCTCCTTACACGTCCTTGcgacaccatcctcaacgCTCGAGAACCCCACTATCCGCACAGCAGGTCTCCTTCGACGTCGATTTGCGAAGGTGCTGTCGCTCGCTTCCGCCGGTGTGATCGGTATCCTTGTGAATACACTTTCAGTCGCAAACTACCTCAGCTCAATCAATACTCTGCGCGACAAGATCGCTCGGGCTGACAAGAAGAGTTACACCATTGTCGTCGGAAAGCTCAACCCCGCGAAGCTGGCAAACTTTGCTGAGATTGAGGGTTGGGTTGTGGTCGGATGCTGGGAGAGCGGCTTGgtcgaagatgatgctggaTACTGGAGACCAGTTATCACACCGTTTGAGCTTGAGGTGGCACTCATGAGCGAGGATGAACGGGTCTGGGGCGGCGAGTGGTGGGGCGGTATCGAGAAGCTTGGACTTAGCGACAGACCTCAAGATGCGGTCAACGAGTCCAGGGATACTGCCGTGCCAGAAGAGGATCAGTTTGACGATGTCGCTGGGGGCGTTGAAGGGGAAGAATCTGCTCCTCCCGAGTTTGACATGCGCACCGGcaagctcatctcatcaagtCGACCTATGAGACTTCCAGTTCGCAACAGCCCCTCTGCCGCCATCGCCACCGAGGCTATTGGCGACAGTCCCGCCTGTGCACTCAAGCAGAATGATGCTCTTATCAAGCGCAGCGTTGGAGAATTGGCCAGCATCAACGGTGTCGCGAGTCCTGGAGCCGAGTTCCTTCGCTCTGGTCGCACATGGCAAGGATTGGGCACCGATTTCGACAATGAAGCTAGCACATTAGTCGAGGAGGGTCGAAGTGGTGTGGCTCGAGGATATCAAGTGGGAGAATCGGACAAACATTGA